The Brassica napus cultivar Da-Ae chromosome C1, Da-Ae, whole genome shotgun sequence DNA segment tttgttatatcttaatttatacctcctaagacatatgttaattacataattcccatttttcacttatcaaaatattttttacaaaatttttaaattatgtttaagactaactgtccagacgactttcagttaagtcgtctggacgacttattttcaagtcgtctaaacagacgacttgcgaagggtagaaacgtaaaaaaaattccgtttttttgtttggtcacaaggggatagttgtaatttcaatagccttttaggttacttttgcctttgacccaagttggggtattgttttgggtttgactccaagttttgagtcacacttggcaattctcccatGTTTTTATTCTATAGTTTCTTAAAATTTAAGGAATGATAAGGAATCATACGCAGCAAATGTTCCTCATAAATGGCGTAATTTTTAAACAAGAAGTAAAAATTGATTATTCCATTTAGTTTTCTATGTCACCGTTTAGACCCATAGACTCAGGTCTAGGGTAAGAATAAGAGCATTACAGGTATTATGGAAAGAGTAACAATGCTTTTCTATATACCTAATATAATTAGCTTTTATGCGATTCCCTATTATatattccctccgtttcaatAAGTTAGatgttttaggaaaaaaaatttgtttcacaaaaatagacttttgtattttctatgaaaaaattgtgattttcaagaaaattaatgaaaaaattggCAAATTGGGCAAATTGCAAGTTTGATATTAGGGAGTTGGgcgacctcgagtttaaattaGAAGATTGGGCGAATCGCCTTTTCCAGACTTGTGAAATGTCGACAGAGGGCGCGCGTGGTTCTTGATATTACGACCGTGCCACCtcctgatttttatttaaaaatcaaaaaaagacctaataaaagaataaaaaagaagGAAATTAGAAAAACCAAAACATCCCTTATATCAAAATATACCAGAACCACCACTAAACAGCTGCAATTGAGAACCAAACATAAGAAGAATCCCACATAAGAACCACTCTCGACTGTACCCAGATCGGCATGGTATCCTCCTCCAGCGTAACGCCCTCGAGGAGGGTGACTCGTAGTCAATGCGCCAGTGATAGAGAAGCAAATCCCAAAAAAATTCCCTGACTAGGCAAAACTGCGTCTCGTTATGCAGGTATCTCCTTTCGCTAAGCTTCGCTGTGAAATTCTTtggaaaaagtttttaaaaataaagcgtTGGGTAAATGTCTGGATTTGGTCATTGTATTTCAGTATCTAGCACGGAGTCCGAACTAGAGGAACCTGCATCCACCGACCAAGAAGAAGCTGCATCCACCGAGCCGGAATTTATTGTCACCACGCCGACTTTCCCGGAAAGACTGTTCGCACGTAATTGCTATCCTGGCAAACCTCGACTGAACATCTATTCAAAGGCGAGTATCATTGGATCGTTAGTGAAGTTGCTAAGAGGCTCCCCTGAAATGAATTGTCTGCTAGGAAGTCAGTTTGGAGCTCTGTTCCACTTACCTGTATCGCGCTGCTCAAACTCTGCGAAACTTGTACATTCTCTCCTCAGCCGTCAGCTGGTTACGATGCGCCTATATGAGCTCTGGTTCTTGTTTGCAGACAAGCCACTACGCTTTTCTCTGCGTGAGTTCGGAGACATCACGGGGCTGAAATGCGAGCCTGAAAGGGAAAAAGTTGGAAACGGGTCAGAATCTATCGATGCCACACCTGGACGTATGTGGAAAGAGTTGTTTGAAACTGAAGATGAAGACGTGACTGTACCAGATGTTCTTCGTATGCTTGAACAGCCTAGTCTTCCTGAGTGGAAGCGGTTGCCACTAGCTCTCATTGCGCTTGTAGATGGGCTCCTGGTTTGTGGTCACAAACTTCTTCGTGTGACGCCTGCTTACGTCGAGATGCTGGAAGACACCAGATCATTTCTTCaatatccatgggggagagagGCATTCGTCAGCACTCTGTCTAGATTGAGACCACCTCAACCTTCTGATCCTTCTAAAATGGATAAATCCCTTTCGGTCATGCGCCTTCGTTTGAAACAGCAGTCAACAGCGTGTTATGGGTTCCCTCTGGCGCTGCAACTTTTTGCTTTTAAAGCTATCCCCTCATTGCTTGAGAAAATTCCCGAACCTAATAAAACCACTTCTTTCTTGCAAGAACCAGAAGGATGCGACTCAACAAATGCACTTCTGAATTTTGAAGACATACTTCTGGTGGAAACCCAAACTGAGGTACAATGTTGTTGTCTATCTTATTTGCAAAACAGAAGTTAAGACGCTCAAACTTTGTGTACTTATGAATGtttgtgttctttgtttgagGTTATTGTTACGTATTCAATCCCAGATGAAGGTGGGGATCCAAAGTGGAAGAAAGAAGTAATCGATCCCCAAATAGATAACTTAGTTCGTCGAATGCGGGAAGGGCACGAGTTCAAAGCAACAGACTTTAGAGGAGGTGATTCATCCCTTCCACCTCTGAAGCCAGCCGAAAAGGCTGAAGGTGTTGGTGTCAAAAATAAGTGTCAAAAGCCGTCTAATCGGTTTGGGAAAGCATGTGATGAACCTGGAAGTTCGACTCAGGCGCCTCAGCGTCCTATTCGACCTCGTCGTGGGATATGTAAACAGGCTGAACCAGGAAGCTTATCAGATAAGGAGCAAGAGCTGAACTGAAAACGCAGTTGGGTAAATTGCGGAACGAGATTTTTGACTGGTTGCATCATGATAGGGGAGGCTCGTTCACGGTTCCGCAAAACACAGCAGCCGGTAAAACAAACAGAGACAATAGTCACGCTGACCCTACTGGCATGGAAGGTCCAAAGAAGCGACGTCCGTTCAGTGGTGATGGTAATGATGAagctgaaatattttggtctgATAGTAAgaaacacaagaagaacaacGGCGATGGGTTTAGCGACGATGAGACGATGAGAATGCATGATAATCATTGTGATGGCCGTACGCCAAATGCTCGCTTCTGGGAAAAGGTAATCAAACTGCTCCTacaatttttaatgataaacaaTGCCTGAATCCCGGTCTAACttttttgaggaaaattcaaCGTGTAGGTAGTTTCAATGGCGGGCGAAGGCCCCTCTTTCTCGAAGTCGGCAAAGCCAGCAAAACCGACTCTCCCGGAACCGTTGGAGGTAAATAGATTATAACAATGAATTTATAGGCTctagatatattatgttttgctGTTCAGCTTGGTTTGGCCAGGTATTCAGCGTAGATTATCAGTTGTTCGTTTTAGTTAGTGAGGTGTACAGGAATACTGATTTGTTTGGTCAGGTATTCAGGTTATTTAGTTAAGGTATTCAGGTTAATTTTTGAGGTGTACAGGAATACTGATTTGTTTGGTCTGGTATTCTGGTTAATAGTTCAGGTATTCATGTTAATTTATGAGGTTTACAGGAATACTCATTTGTTTGGTCTGGTATTCAGGTTAATTTAAGAGGTGTTCAGCTTAAGTAGTCAGGTATACTGATCTGTTTGATAGTTTTCAGGTGAGAGATCAGAGGTATTCATATTAGTTAGTCAAGTGTTCAGATAATTTTGCCAGGTGTACAGATTATGTTGATTAGGTATTTTAATGTTAAACTACATCCGAATCGAAGTATTTGAATGAGCTATATCTGAACGTTGTCAGGGCGAGGGGGAGATGAGTCTCCAATATCAGGGCTAAATTTGTTAGCAGAAGAGGTTGAAAAGGGGACACGGAGTGACAATGTCTATAAAGATCCACAGGAGAACACTTGTAGGATGCTTACCGTTTGGTCTCATCCTGAATCTTACGTCCTTCCGCCGGAGGAACAAGGTGGTAAAGCGTCACCGACAAATTCTGAAGATTACAAGACACCGCCAGAGGATGATCCGATGACTGAATGTCGCACACCAGACGTTAGGAATTCGAAGCTGAGTCGATATCTGACTAGGTCATTAAAAAAAGCAGAGATAGAAGGGAAATGTATTCCAATAAGctcaaccaaaaaaaatgaCCTCCAGATGAAGCGTATTCCGAGACGTTCAACAAAGATTGGAGGAGTGTACACCCCAGACAAGAGATTGAAGAAGCTTTTCCAAAGCTGCAAGAAACCCAAATATACGCCCTTAGCAGACTTGGAGAAAGCGCAGTTTCAAGAGTTTCAGTCAATTCTCCGCGAGAAACCGGCACAGTAAGTTGTTTGGATATACTGTATAAATTTCTTGGACTGTCAAATGTTTAATATTGACTTTTGGTTTGTTCTCAAATTTCAGGGAATTCGAAATTGTTATTGGGATCCATGTCTCAAATAAGTTCTTCCTGTCGTTGGCGCGGCCAACAAATTGGGTCAGTACCGAGGTATTCCATTCATCAGAACTTAATCCGTTTTATTCAAGTGGTTtgtacatatttttctaatggtTTGTACATATTTTTCAGCACATTTCTGTGCTAATTAGTATGCTAGTAAGGCGACATGGACGCAATTATCTGAGTCGGAGGTGCAGATTTGTAGACTACTTCAGTATTGCGGGCATCATATCAAAGTTCGCAGAGTTCGAGAAGGCCTCAGATAAATTGGGATTCAACTGGGGAGGGCTTGTCAGTTTCAGTTTCACCGGAAAAACGCCGCGTCGGAATGACAAGAAGGTGTTGTTGGTTGATGTGGACAGGGTGTACGCCCCAATGATGTGGGGAAAAGATCATTGGGTTGGTCTTGTGATCAACTTGACATGCAGACAAGTGGAGATTTTGGACTGCAACATTCCCCTTAATGAGTCCGATAATGAGGTGAACAAGCACATGGCTTATCTTCTACGCGCATTGCCTCATGTCTTAGCTGCGTTTTCGCCTCCTTCCGATAGTAGTCATCCTGAAGAAGACCAAGCATTTTCATGGGTGCGTCCAGACAATATTTACTTCAACGAAAGGTCTGGCGACTGTGGACCATGCGCGGTCAAATTTCTGGAAATGCATGCAGCGGGATACTCCTATGAGGATATGGGGCAGATCGATGACAAAAAGGTGGACATATTCCGTCAGAAATACGCGATGGATACCTATGAAGAATTTATTGGAAACGCAAAAGTTCAAAACGATGGTTGAAGACGTGTATACTGCCTGCTTCATTTCGTTTGTTAAACCGAATTGTTAACGGTTATTGTATCTTTTCATTCATCCAGACACTATAATTCAAACAGATCAGTTTATCTTTGAAGGTTTTATATcgtatttcttatatatttagggtttagggtttagggtttagggtttagggtttagggtttagggttgcatgtttag contains these protein-coding regions:
- the LOC125579920 gene encoding uncharacterized protein LOC125579920, which translates into the protein MEGPKKRRPFSGDGNDEAEIFWSDSKKHKKNNGDGFSDDETMRMHDNHCDGRTPNARFWEKVVSMAGEGPSFSKSAKPAKPTLPEPLEVFSVDYQLFVLVSEVYRNTDLFGQVFSSGRGGDESPISGLNLLAEEVEKGTRSDNVYKDPQENTCRMLTVWSHPESYVLPPEEQGGKASPTNSEDYKTPPEDDPMTECRTPDVRNSKLSRYLTRSLKKAEIEGKCIPISSTKKNDLQMKRIPRRSTKIGGVYTPDKRLKKLFQSCKKPKYTPLADLEKAQFQEFQSILREKPAQEFEIVIGIHVSNKFFLSLARPTNWVSTEHISVLISMLVRRHGRNYLSRRCRFVDYFSIAGIISKFAEFEKASDKLGFNWGGLVSFSFTGKTPRRNDKKVLLVDVDRVYAPMMWGKDHWVGLVINLTCRQVEILDCNIPLNESDNEVNKHMAYLLRALPHVLAAFSPPSDSSHPEEDQAFSWVRPDNIYFNERSGDCGPCAVKFLEMHAAGYSYEDMGQIDDKKVDIFRQKYAMDTYEEFIGNAKVQNDG
- the LOC111212620 gene encoding uncharacterized protein LOC111212620; amino-acid sequence: MSGFGHCISVSSTESELEEPASTDQEEAASTEPEFIVTTPTFPERLFARNCYPGKPRLNIYSKASIIGSLVKLLRGSPEMNCLLGSQFGALFHLPVSRCSNSAKLVHSLLSRQLVTMRLYELWFLFADKPLRFSLREFGDITGLKCEPEREKVGNGSESIDATPGRMWKELFETEDEDVTVPDVLRMLEQPSLPEWKRLPLALIALVDGLLVCGHKLLRVTPAYVEMLEDTRSFLQYPWGREAFVSTLSRLRPPQPSDPSKMDKSLSVMRLRLKQQSTACYGFPLALQLFAFKAIPSLLEKIPEPNKTTSFLQEPEGCDSTNALLNFEDILLVETQTEVIVTYSIPDEGGDPKWKKEVIDPQIDNLVRRMREGHEFKATDFRGGDSSLPPLKPAEKAEGVGVKNKCQKPSNRFGKACDEPGSSTQAPQRPIRPRRGICKQAEPGSLSDKEQELN